A DNA window from Hevea brasiliensis isolate MT/VB/25A 57/8 chromosome 2, ASM3005281v1, whole genome shotgun sequence contains the following coding sequences:
- the LOC131177968 gene encoding uncharacterized protein At4g02000-like, with translation MASSSSQDRAIDDMYSELHLEETQGAFVFDDESPPQEDEFVHPVDLEHVIKGSPWSFQQNLLVLKQLPQGVNPRHVELMRVEFWIQVHNLPSGFMSERVAKELVNYNGNYVEADPRNFTALWRDYMRIRVCLDINKPLKRRTQIKKPGGEWSWVNFKYERLSMFCYFCGMLGHSDRFCAKLIDHPGIKRDQFAYGSFMKAESLRVTNIGERWLLSESDFLASGRSGGDDAPIPMDSDSPTLSGFVPILKDGNPESLVVSKTGMVQASVHGKELQNSTNDAAGVIVGEPKRRCTKNMELNPAVEEDDGIGSKNLIEAGSDSQARLAQ, from the exons TTACATCTTGAGGAGACACAAGGAGCGTTTGTTTTCGATGATGAATCACCGCCGCAAGAAGATGAG TTTGTGCACCCTGTGGATTTAGAACATGTGATTAAAGGCAGTCCTTGGAGTTTTCAACAAAATCTATTGGTTTTGAAACAACTACCACAAGGAGTGAACCCTAGACATGTTGAATTAATGAGGGTGGAATTTTGGATTCAGGTTCACAATTTACCATCAGGTTTTATGTCAGAACGGGTTGCTAAGGAATTGGTCAATTACAATGGCAATTATGTTGAAGCAGATCCGAGGAATTTCACTGCACTTTGGAGAGACTATATGCGCATAAGGGTGTGTCTTGACATTAATAAGCCTTTAAAGCGCCGTACGCAGATTAAGAAACCTGGCGGAGAGTGGAGTTGGGTTAATTTTAAATATGAGCGTTTATCGATGTTTTGTTATTTTTGTGGGATGTTAGGCCATTCGGATCGTTTTTGTGCTAAGCTTATTGATCACCCAGGAATAAAGAGAGACCAGTTTGCTTATGGTTCGTTCATGAAGGCTGAGTCTCTACGTGTTACAAATATAGGTGAGAGGTGGCTTCTTTCTGAATCGGATTTCCTTGCTAGTGGTCGTAGCGGTGGTGATGATGCTCCAATTCCGATGGATTCTGATTCTCCTACATTATCGGGATTTGTTCCTATTCTGAAAGATGGAAATCCTGAAAGTTTAGTGGTATCTAAAACTGGCATGGTGCAAGCTTCCGTGCATGGGAAGGAACTTCAAAACTCTACTAATGATGCTGCTGGCGTGATAGTGGGGGAGCCAAAACGTCGATGTACAAAAAATATGGAGCTGAATCCTGCAGTGGAAGAGGATGATGGTATTGGGTCAAAAAACTTAATAGAGGCCGGTTCTGATTCCCAGGCCCGGCTGGCCCAATGA
- the LOC110645644 gene encoding uncharacterized protein LOC110645644, translating to MATTRRKKNQIQQLKNGNGEWVTWENGLDQVVIDYFQSLFTTLNGDMEEVLRHVQARVSSTNADFLVLPYTNDNVKNAVFGMHPDKAPGPDGLNPGSNSTSIILIPKKKTSEYISDMRPISLSNVIDRVVCKAMANHLKLVLPDVISHVQSAFVPGRLVTDNIMISHEVHHFIKGKRQGKTGVVAIKTDVSKFPLLITIVLYGNNAYGSILPSRGLRQGDPLSPYLFILSAEGLTVLLSACERSGLITDDSLFFFKARVSNATNLKHCLSLYATASGQYINFAKSSVYFSPNTNAHDREEICSILSVAETDSHGSYLGLPIVVGRNKTDVFNFVVDKREMNQFGGIIMAKAMAIPKCQGGIGFRRLREFNLALLAKQGWNFLVQPSSLVSQIYKAHYFPDVSFLEASIGHNPSYIWRSILASQSCLKKGCYKRIGNGLNIRIWGDPWLCNHDNFVVVSENNTGIEDVKVADLFIPGLRIWETAFINEVFDPHEAIAILSIPLSYSATDDVWQWKWESKGRYTVKYGHGRGCRFREQLAEVVMIAWQIWNSRNNLVWNRKRVGQAVVVSQTRNVLHEWRQYPPVEGFIKCNIDGANGPNQSAIAWLCRDTSGGFMSCHAHPQQVIFEPLICEAIGVREVLSWLKENHESCLCRD from the exons ATGGCTACTACTCGGAGGAAAAAGAATCAGATTCAGCAGCTCAAAAATGGCAATGGTGAGTGGGTGACATGGGAGAATGGTTTAGATCAAGTGGTTATTGATTATTTTCAATCTTTGTTTACAACGTTGAATGGTGATATGGAGGAGGTTTTGCGACATGTTCAGGCACGTGTTTCTTCAACAAATGCAGATTTTCTTGTTTTGCCTTATACTAATGATAATGTTAAGAATGCAGTTTTTGGAATGCATCCTGACAAAGCTCCTGGGCCGGATGGATTGAATCCTG GTTCCAATTCTACCTCAATAATTTTAATTCCTAAGAAGAAAACGTCGGAGTATATTAGTGATATGAGACCTATTTCTTTGTCAAATGTCATAGATAGAGTTGTATGTAAGGCTATGGCAAATCATTTAAAGCTTGTTTTACCTGATGTCATTTCACATGTTCAGTCTGCTTTTGTTCCTGGGCGCTTGGTCACGGATAACATTATGATTTCTCATGAGGTGCATCATTTTATTAAGGGTAAGAGACAAGGGAAGACGGGTGTAGTAGCTATAAAAACTGATGTTTCAAAG TTTCCTCTGTTGATTACCATTGTTTTATATGGTAATAATGCTTATGGTTCTATCTTGCCTTCGAGAGGTTTGCGCCAAGGAGATCCTTTGTCTCCGTATCTTTTTATCTTGTCTGCTGAAGGTTTAACTGTTTTGTTGTCTGCTTGTGAAAGGAGTGGTCTGATTACTG ATGACAGTCTCTTCTTTTTTAAAGCCCGGGTTTCGAATGCAACAAATTTGAAGCATTGCCTTTCTTTATATGCTACTGCTTCTGGTCAATATATAAATTTTGCTAAGTCTTCAGTGTATTTTAGTCCCAATACCAATGCACATGATCGTGAGGAAATTTGCTCCATTTTAAGTGTGGCTGAGACTGATTCCCATGGATCTTATTTGGGATTGCCTATAGTTGTTGGTCGGAATAAAACAGATGTTTTTAATTTTGTGGTGGATAAG AGAGAGATGAATCAATTTGGTGGGATAATAATGGCAAAGGCGATGGCCATTCCGAAATGCCAAGGGGGGATTGGTTTTCGTAGATTGAGGGAGTTTAATCTTGCTTTGCTTGCTAAACAGGGATGGAATTTTTTAGTTCAGCCAAGTTCTCTCGTATCTCAGATTTATAAAGCTCATTACTTTCCTGATGTGTCCTTTTTAGAGGCGTCAATTGGACACAATCCTAGCTACATATGGAGAAGTATTCTAGCTTCTCAATCATGTTTAAAGAAAGGTTGCTATAAAAGAATTGGGAATGGATTAAATATAAGAATTTGGGGGGATCCATGGCTATGTAACCATGATAATTTTGTTGTGGTTTCGGAAAATAATACGGGTATAGAAGATGTTAAAGTAGCAGACTTATTTATACCTGGTTTGCGAATATGGGAGACTGCTTTTATTAATGAAGTATTCGATCCTCATGAAGCTATTGCAATTCTTTCAATTCCTTTGAGTTATTCTGCTACTGATGATGTTTggcaatggaaatgggagagtaaAGGGAGATATACAGTGAAATATGGGCATGGCAGAGGTTGCAGGTTCAGG GAGCAGTTAGCTGAGGTTGTTATGATTGCTTGGCAAATTTGGAATTCAAGGAATAATTTGGTTTGGAATCGTAAGCGTGTCGGGCAAGCTGTGGTTGTTTCTCAAACTCGTAATGTTTTGCATGAGTGGAGACAG TATCCACCAGTTGAAGGTTTTATTAAGTGTAATATTGATGGCGCAAATGGCCCAAATCAAAGTGCTATTGCATGGTTGTGTCGGGATACTTCAGGCGGTTTCATGAGTTGCCATGCACATCCGCAACAAGTTATTTTTGAGCCTTTGATTTGTGAAGCGATTGGTGTTCGTGAGGTTCTGAGTTGGCTGAAGGAAAATCATGAGTCATGCTTATGTAGAGACTGA